Within the Opitutaceae bacterium TAV5 genome, the region CTCGCTCCGGTTTCTGCGGTTTCTCGGCCGGCACTCGCTGTATGTCTATGTGTGGCATGTCGTGATCGTCTATGCCGTCTACTACGTGGACGGACGCACTCCGGTCTTCTCCCAGTTCACGAAGACGCTGATCGCTCTCGTCTCGATAGCGTTTCTGTCCCTGCCCGCAGTCTGGCGCGAACGGAATCGTATCCTCCCTCCGAACGCCGCTGCAAAAGCGGCAGGGGCGGCCAAATAGGCGCCGGTCGGTTTCTGACCTGATTTCAGGCTGCCCGCCCTCCGCGCGACTGCGTCCGGTGGCGCGACAGGGACGCATATGCGAGCGGATGATCTCTTGCCGCCGCAAATCGTCACCACGCCCTATGCGAGGATGGCGGAGGCGGCGCGTGACAATGTGACAATGCATCCGGCGCATTTCCCGCTCGACAGCCTCCCGTTAACGGTGCTCCTGTAACGTTACAAGCATTCCATCCCGCCCGCGCCCTCCCTGCCTCCCGCATCTCCGCCTTTTCCGCCTCCATGATCAGCCAACGAGAAATCGCCCGCCGCCTCGGCCTCTCCGTCATGACCGTCTCCCGCGCCCTGCGCGGCCACCCCGACCTCTCGGAAGCCACGCGCGAGCGCATCATCGACGAGGCAACGAAGCTCGGTTATTCCCGGGAGATCGCTCCGGCTCGCGCAGCCGCCGAGGTGCCGCCGCGCGCCCGCCGCATGGGGCTCGTCGCCTACGGTCCCGACATGTCGCCCCTCTTCGAATCCGAAACCCCCCGCCGCATCTACCTCGCCATCCAGCAGGAATGCCAGCACAACGGCGCCGAAACCCTCGTCGAATTCCTCCCCCAGCTCGACGAGACGCCGATGCTGCTCCGCAAGAAAAACGTCAGCGGCATCTTCCTCTTCGGCCGCTACACGCCCGACACCGCCGCCCGCTTCCGGGACGTGCCCACCCTCGCCGTCAGCAGCTACATCCGCGACAATCCCCTTCCCCGCATCGTCGCGCAAAACCTCCGCGGCATGCGCGAGGCCACCCGCCATCTCATTTCCCTCGGCCACCGCCGCATTCTCTATCTCGGCCTCGACGAGGGCGACCTCACGGAACTTTACCGCGAGCGCGCAGACGGCTACATCCTCGCCATGCAGGCGCACGGCCTGAAGCCCGTCCTGCGTTTCAACCCCGGCTACGATTTCTCCGCCCACCTCGGCGACGTGAAAAAATTCACCGCCATCGCCTGCGCGACCGACGGCGTGGCCGTCGCCGTGCGCCGCCAGCTTCTCGAACGCGGACTCGACCTTCCCGGCGATTGCAGCCTCGTCGGTTTCGACGGCACGACCGAAGGCCGTGAACTCGGCCTCAGCAGCTACTCCCCCGACTGGGCCATGATGGGCAAGGTCGCCGCCGACCTGCTGCTCTTCCGCCCGCACGACATCCATGGCAAGGCCCTGCACGTCATCGTGCCCGGCGAGTTCGTCGCCCGCAGTTCTTCCGTAAAGGCGCGATAGGCCGGAGACCGCGGCTTGCTCCGGGCAGACCGGAAGCCGAAACCGGAAAGCGGAGGCCGGCAGCGCCGACATCCTGCGCAGCCCTCGCGCCACAGACTCCCCCTCCCGACAGATGAAACGCCGGTGATATTTTGTTTGACAGGCAATGTAACGTGAGTAACGCTACATACCGTTACAAAAATCTCCCCCCGTTCTGTCACCGCCACCAACTCGCTGTTTTCCCCTTCCCCGCATCGCCATGAACACATCCTCCCGCCGTCTCCGCGCAGCCTCGCGCCCGCTCCGGCCCGCCGCCGCGTTCACCCTGATCGAGCTTCTCACCGTCATCGCTATCATCGGCATCCTCGCCGCCATCATCATTCCCGTCGTCGGCAAAGTCCGCGAAAGCGCCCGCCGGGCCCAGTGCGTCTCCAATCTCCGCCAGATCGCCAACGCCGTCCTGCTCTTTGCCGACGACCACCGCGGCATCCTCCCCGGCGGTATCAAGGACAAAGACAACCATCTCGGCCTCGCCGGCGGCCAGACCGCCTGGGTCAATCGCAACAACTGGAACATGCTCGGCGCACACATTGCCGACTATCTCGGCACCCGGCTCCCCGAAGACGCGTCTCCCGTGCTCATGCCCGCTTTTGTCTGCCCCTCGTTTGTCAGCAAATATTCCGACCTCGCCGCTCAAACCAACGCGGTCGTTTACGCCGTCAACACGTCCAGTCTCATCGAGGGTAACTCCGACTCCCGCCCGTTCGGCAATTCGAACAACAGAACCGCCGCGCTCCGCATCGAGCAGATCCCCGACCGCTCGCGCACCCTGATGCTGCGCGACAGCGACAAGAAAAAAACCACCGATGCCTCCTGGAACTGCCCGCCCGAACCCGTCCACGGCAACCTCCGCAACGGTGTCTACTTCGACGGCCATGTCGCCGCATCGAAACTCTGATACCCCTTCCCCCGTTTCAACCTCACCGCCACCCTCACCATGAAAACACACGCCATCCTCGCCTTCGCGACCATCCTCTTCCTCGTCGCCACGCTCCCCGCCGCCGACTTCGCCCGTTCTGCCGCCGGCGGCACCTCGTTGTGGAGCGACACGAGCCTGTGGACATCCACTGTTCCCGACGCCCTGCCCGGTGCCGCCGACAACGCCCACTTCACGATGACCTCCTCGTCGTCCGTCCATGTGGACGGCAACTACACGGTCAACAATCTCAACGTATCGGCCGCCAGCGGAGGCATGACCCTCACGTTCGCCGCTCCCCAAACCGATGCCACTCACTCGCTGACCATCGCCGGGACGGTGGGCAAGTCGAGCAACACCACCCGGATCGCCTTCCAGAACAACTCGGGAACCAACCAGCGACTCGATGTCAGCATCGGGAAACTCGATCTCGCCGCCAACGGAGGCTATGTGGAGTTTGGCCGCATGGACGGCGGCCGCCGGCTCAACAACCTCTCCATCGGTGAAACCGTCCTCGGCGGGGGCGGCGGCAGCAACAGCATCCAGATTTACCTGAATGTCTCCAACGACTACTCGCTGGGCAAACTGACCTTCAACACCGGCAACAACGAGAAGTCCGTTTACCTGATCACCAATTCCGCTACCGCATCCGGCTATGCCCGCACCGCCACGGTCGCAGGCATCACCGACGCCAGCAACAACGCCACGATCTACGGTTCGCGCAACGCCTCCGCGAGCAGCAACAGCGCCACGCTTCGTATTCACACTTCAGATACCACCGACACATTCACCGCCGCCACCGCGCTCGTCGACGGCACCGGCGGCACGCTCGCGGTCCGCAAGACCGGCGCCGGCACCCAGATTCTCACCGGCCAGAGCACCTGGACCGGCGGCACCTTCGTCGAAGAAGGCGCGCTCGTCATCCGCGGCGCGGGTACGCTCGCCGCCACCGGCGAGCTTGCCGTTGCCACGGATGCCACCTTCGTCACCGCCACCGATGCCGCTCTCACTCTCCACGGCGCCACCCTCGCCACCGGCGCGATCCTCGGTTTTGACCTCACCTCTGCCGACGCCCGCCTCAACCTCACCGGCAACCTCCTCCACGACCTCACCGGTTCCGCCGGCGGCGCCGCCACCTTTGTCATCGATTTCCGCGGCACCGGCATCCTCGACCATACCTACGGCGGCCTCCTTTCTGTCGCGGGCACCACCAACGACTTTGCCGACGCCACGCTCTCCTACATCAATTTCGGCGCCGGAAACCTCGCCGGCACGCTCACCTTTGCCGAACTCGCCCACGGCTTCACCCTTTCGTCCGGAAACATTCCCGAACCTGCAACCGCAGCCCTTTTCGGCAGCCTCGCCATCCTCGTCCTTGCCTCCCTCGCCCGCCGCCACCATGCGGGATAACGAGCCGACGGCACGGGAACCTCCCGCACATCCTGTCCGTAATTGACCATGCACTACGCCGCCCGATTGCTCGCATTTGCACTTCTCCTCACCACTGTCCGCGCCGCCACGATCCACGTCGCCCCGCCGCCGCTCGGCCGGCCCGACGCGGCCGGCACCGCCGACGCTCCCCTCGCCAGCGTACAGGCCGCGCTCGACCGCGCGGGTGCCGGCGACACCGTCCGTCTCCGCGCCGGCGTTTACCGCGAACGCGTCGCCTTCAAAACCGGCGG harbors:
- a CDS encoding transcriptional regulator; this translates as MISQREIARRLGLSVMTVSRALRGHPDLSEATRERIIDEATKLGYSREIAPARAAAEVPPRARRMGLVAYGPDMSPLFESETPRRIYLAIQQECQHNGAETLVEFLPQLDETPMLLRKKNVSGIFLFGRYTPDTAARFRDVPTLAVSSYIRDNPLPRIVAQNLRGMREATRHLISLGHRRILYLGLDEGDLTELYRERADGYILAMQAHGLKPVLRFNPGYDFSAHLGDVKKFTAIACATDGVAVAVRRQLLERGLDLPGDCSLVGFDGTTEGRELGLSSYSPDWAMMGKVAADLLLFRPHDIHGKALHVIVPGEFVARSSSVKAR
- a CDS encoding transporter, which gives rise to MKTHAILAFATILFLVATLPAADFARSAAGGTSLWSDTSLWTSTVPDALPGAADNAHFTMTSSSSVHVDGNYTVNNLNVSAASGGMTLTFAAPQTDATHSLTIAGTVGKSSNTTRIAFQNNSGTNQRLDVSIGKLDLAANGGYVEFGRMDGGRRLNNLSIGETVLGGGGGSNSIQIYLNVSNDYSLGKLTFNTGNNEKSVYLITNSATASGYARTATVAGITDASNNATIYGSRNASASSNSATLRIHTSDTTDTFTAATALVDGTGGTLAVRKTGAGTQILTGQSTWTGGTFVEEGALVIRGAGTLAATGELAVATDATFVTATDAALTLHGATLATGAILGFDLTSADARLNLTGNLLHDLTGSAGGAATFVIDFRGTGILDHTYGGLLSVAGTTNDFADATLSYINFGAGNLAGTLTFAELAHGFTLSSGNIPEPATAALFGSLAILVLASLARRHHAG
- a CDS encoding N-terminal cleavage protein, which gives rise to MNTSSRRLRAASRPLRPAAAFTLIELLTVIAIIGILAAIIIPVVGKVRESARRAQCVSNLRQIANAVLLFADDHRGILPGGIKDKDNHLGLAGGQTAWVNRNNWNMLGAHIADYLGTRLPEDASPVLMPAFVCPSFVSKYSDLAAQTNAVVYAVNTSSLIEGNSDSRPFGNSNNRTAALRIEQIPDRSRTLMLRDSDKKKTTDASWNCPPEPVHGNLRNGVYFDGHVAASKL